In Planctomycetia bacterium, the sequence ACCGGCAGGGTCACAATCCAAGCGAGTACGATCTCGCTGACTTTCCCCCACCGCATGCCGCGAGGGTCGTGCTTCAAACCGGCGCCGATGATCGCGCCGGTGGAGACGTGTGTGGTTGAAACCGGCAGTGAATTCCACGATGCCAAGCAGACAAGCGTTGCCGTCATCAGGCTTGCTGTGAGAGACTCAACGAGCGGCATCGGCGTCAGCTTCGTTGCCAGAGTGTCCAGCACGCGCCGTCCGGCAACCAGGCCGCCAAGAGCCATCGCACCCGTGACCACGCCAAAAGAGATTGCAGTGCCATGACCGCCACTCAGGGCAATCAGTCCCAGCGCGGCAATCTTGGGTGCGTCGTTCCAACCGCGCGCGAATCCCACCAAGCCGCTGCTGAGCCAATGGATCGCGTTGGACGTAGTCGTTGTCGAAATGCCCGCAGTAATTGGCAGGACTGCACAGACATCCTCGGTATCAACGATCACGCCGAACGCCCCAATGGGTGCCGTAGCACCGCTGAAGTTGGTAGCCGCTAGTGCCGGTTGCGTCACGCAGACGCATCTCCCGGCGACTCGCGAG encodes:
- a CDS encoding inorganic phosphate transporter, yielding MSLILFTLIAALAFVNGANDNCKGVATLVGHGAVKPRTALLWAMVTTAVGSLGAYWIAGGLLRTFSTALFAKDTTLNPSFFAAVLVGATGWIFLATRTGLPVSTTHAIIGSLVGAGIVMVGHAAMQWRLLGATFAIPLLLSPLLSMLTVYLVAWPLGLVLSRVAGRCVCVTQPALAATNFSGATAPIGAFGVIVDTEDVCAVLPITAGISTTTTSNAIHWLSSGLVGFARGWNDAPKIAALGLIALSGGHGTAISFGVVTGAMALGGLVAGRRVLDTLATKLTPMPLVESLTASLMTATLVCLASWNSLPVSTTHVSTGAIIGAGLKHDPRGMRWGKVSEIVLAWIVTLPVSALLAGAAALVILGIWTR